The Mesobacillus jeotgali genome window below encodes:
- the queF gene encoding preQ(1) synthase, with translation MAGRKDEEMKDLTLLGNQGTKYLFEYSPEILETFENKHPYRDYFVKFNTPEFTSLCPITGQPDFASIYISYIPDKLMVESKALKLYLFSFRNHGDFHEDCMNIIMNDLIKLMDPRYIEVWGKFTPRGGISIDPYTNYGKPGTKYEEMANYRMMNHDMYPEKVDNR, from the coding sequence ATGGCTGGAAGAAAAGATGAAGAAATGAAAGATTTGACATTGCTAGGCAATCAGGGAACAAAATACTTGTTTGAGTACTCTCCTGAAATCCTTGAAACCTTTGAAAATAAACATCCGTACCGCGATTATTTTGTAAAATTCAACACACCGGAATTCACGAGTCTTTGCCCGATTACAGGACAGCCTGACTTTGCATCGATTTATATCAGCTATATTCCAGACAAACTAATGGTCGAGAGCAAAGCGCTGAAATTATATCTGTTCAGCTTCAGGAACCACGGGGATTTCCATGAAGATTGCATGAACATCATCATGAATGACCTGATCAAACTGATGGACCCAAGGTATATCGAGGTTTGGGGCAAATTCACGCCAAGAGGCGGCATCTCCATCGATCCGTACACCAACTACGGCAAGCCAGGAACGAAGTATGAAGAAATGGCAAACTACCGGATGATGAACCACGATATGTATCCGGAAAAAGTCGATAATCGCTAA
- the deoC gene encoding deoxyribose-phosphate aldolase, with protein MTNELARMIDHTLLKANATEAEIVKLAEEAKEYKFASVCVNPTWVKKAAEILKDVEGVEVCTVIGFPLGASTSEVKAFETKNAIENGATEVDMVINIGALKDKQYDLVEQDIKAVVDAAKGKALTKVIIETCLLTDEEKEMACKLSVNAGADFVKTSTGFSTGGATVEDIALMRKTVGPDLGVKASGGVRSLEDAQNMIEAGATRIGASSGVAIVNGLSSDSSY; from the coding sequence ATGACGAATGAACTAGCAAGAATGATCGACCACACATTACTTAAAGCAAATGCAACCGAAGCGGAGATTGTAAAGCTGGCTGAGGAAGCAAAAGAATATAAATTTGCTTCTGTTTGCGTTAACCCAACTTGGGTAAAGAAGGCAGCTGAAATCCTTAAGGATGTTGAGGGTGTAGAAGTATGTACTGTAATCGGTTTCCCTCTAGGCGCTTCAACATCTGAGGTAAAAGCATTCGAAACTAAGAATGCAATCGAAAATGGCGCAACTGAAGTTGATATGGTCATCAATATCGGCGCATTGAAAGACAAGCAATACGACTTGGTTGAACAAGATATCAAAGCGGTAGTTGACGCTGCAAAAGGCAAAGCATTGACTAAGGTCATCATTGAAACTTGCCTTCTTACTGATGAGGAAAAAGAAATGGCATGCAAACTTTCTGTCAATGCAGGAGCAGATTTCGTGAAGACTTCAACTGGTTTCTCAACAGGCGGAGCTACGGTGGAAGATATCGCCCTAATGAGAAAAACAGTTGGCCCTGATCTTGGCGTTAAGGCTTCAGGCGGAGTCAGAAGCCTTGAAGATGCACAGAACATGATCGAAGCTGGCGCAACAAGAATTGGCGCAAGCTCTGGTGTGGCAATCGTCAACGGCCTGTCTTCAGACTCTTCTTACTAA
- a CDS encoding cytidine deaminase, whose protein sequence is MDKKTLVEKAIDARSKAYVPYSKFQVGAAIITSNDHVYLGCNIENASFGLTNCAERTAIFKAVSEGDTEIKAIAVVADTEGPVSPCGACRQVIAEFATDDTKIYLANLNGDVKETTIDEILPGYFTSKDMDKVDMSKKMV, encoded by the coding sequence ATGGATAAAAAAACGCTTGTTGAAAAAGCTATTGATGCAAGAAGCAAAGCATACGTTCCATATTCTAAGTTTCAGGTTGGCGCTGCAATTATCACAAGTAATGATCATGTCTATCTTGGCTGCAATATTGAAAATGCCTCGTTTGGCCTGACGAACTGTGCCGAAAGAACAGCCATTTTCAAGGCCGTTTCTGAAGGGGATACAGAAATCAAGGCGATTGCAGTAGTCGCTGATACAGAAGGTCCTGTTTCTCCTTGCGGTGCCTGCCGCCAGGTAATTGCGGAATTCGCAACTGACGATACAAAGATTTACCTTGCCAACCTTAACGGGGATGTTAAGGAAACGACAATCGATGAAATTCTTCCTGGCTATTTTACTTCCAAGGATATGGATAAGGTAGATATGTCAAAGAAGATGGTTTAA
- a CDS encoding AmiS/UreI family transporter → MGDAGLLLSGAALFLNSLMLLGKANAKSVAVFNLFIGALQVIVPFYLIAVSDQNNWTVYSLASIFLFGFTYLYVGLTLWKELDGTGLGWYSLWVAILAVIYAAVAFVHFDDIVNALTWLMWAYLWFLFFLSMGMGKKIDVYIGKVAMVQSWLTLTFPALLSMTGLWKTDQVANAWIYFSIAAFLYFAYITLRLKKASARTEKFA, encoded by the coding sequence ATGGGAGACGCAGGTTTATTATTATCAGGCGCAGCACTTTTCCTGAACAGCTTGATGCTTTTAGGGAAGGCTAACGCGAAAAGCGTGGCAGTATTCAATCTATTCATCGGGGCATTGCAAGTCATCGTGCCCTTTTACTTGATTGCTGTATCAGATCAGAATAACTGGACGGTCTACAGCCTTGCAAGCATCTTTCTATTTGGTTTCACCTATTTATATGTCGGGTTGACATTGTGGAAAGAGCTTGATGGCACCGGCCTTGGATGGTATTCCCTCTGGGTTGCGATCCTTGCCGTCATTTATGCGGCGGTTGCCTTTGTCCATTTTGATGACATTGTCAACGCTCTTACATGGCTGATGTGGGCATATCTATGGTTCCTGTTCTTTTTATCAATGGGAATGGGCAAGAAAATTGACGTTTATATTGGAAAGGTTGCAATGGTCCAGTCATGGCTGACATTGACCTTCCCGGCCCTGCTGTCGATGACTGGTCTATGGAAGACGGATCAGGTTGCCAATGCCTGGATTTACTTCTCAATTGCCGCTTTTCTATACTTTGCTTATATAACATTAAGGCTTAAGAAAGCTTCTGCCAGAACCGAGAAATTCGCATAA
- a CDS encoding manganese-dependent inorganic pyrophosphatase, with the protein MEKVLVFGHKNPDTDTICSAIAYANLKQKLGVEAEAVRLGQVNGETQYALDYFKAEAPRLAGRVSEEVDKVILVDHNERQQSADDITDVQIIEVIDHHRVANFETSDPLYFRVEPVGCTATILNKMYKENNVEIDKNVAGLMLSAIISDSLLFKSPTCTDQDVAAARELAEIAGVDAEEYGLEMLKAGADLSSKTIEELISLDAKEFQMGESKVEIAQVNTVDVNDVLLRRVEIEEALINKVTEKKLDLFLLVITDILTNDSAALAIGEKAAAVEEAFNVTLENNTATLKGVVSRKKQVVPVLTNVLAK; encoded by the coding sequence ATGGAAAAAGTACTTGTTTTTGGACATAAAAATCCTGATACGGATACAATTTGCTCTGCCATTGCCTATGCTAACTTGAAGCAAAAGCTTGGTGTCGAAGCGGAAGCCGTGCGTTTGGGCCAGGTTAATGGAGAAACTCAGTATGCTCTTGATTACTTCAAAGCTGAAGCACCACGCCTTGCAGGAAGAGTTTCAGAGGAAGTGGACAAGGTCATCCTTGTTGACCACAATGAACGCCAGCAGAGCGCTGATGATATTACAGATGTACAAATCATCGAGGTCATCGACCACCACCGTGTGGCGAACTTTGAGACGAGCGATCCGCTATATTTCCGTGTTGAGCCAGTAGGCTGTACGGCGACAATCCTAAATAAAATGTACAAAGAAAACAATGTAGAGATCGATAAGAATGTCGCAGGACTAATGCTGTCAGCGATCATTTCTGATTCATTATTATTCAAGTCCCCGACTTGCACAGACCAGGACGTTGCAGCGGCACGTGAATTGGCTGAAATCGCAGGTGTGGATGCTGAGGAATATGGCCTTGAAATGCTGAAGGCTGGCGCGGATCTCAGCAGCAAAACAATCGAAGAGCTTATCTCACTTGATGCCAAGGAATTCCAAATGGGTGAATCCAAGGTTGAAATCGCACAAGTAAACACAGTTGATGTCAATGACGTCCTTTTACGCAGAGTGGAGATTGAAGAAGCATTGATCAATAAAGTGACAGAAAAGAAGCTTGACCTATTCTTGCTTGTCATCACAGATATATTGACAAATGATTCTGCAGCGCTTGCGATTGGTGAAAAGGCTGCAGCTGTTGAGGAAGCATTCAATGTTACACTTGAAAACAATACTGCGACCCTAAAGGGCGTAGTATCACGCAAGAAGCAGGTCGTTCCAGTATTGACTAACGTACTTGCGAAGTAA
- the ald gene encoding alanine dehydrogenase, translating into MRIGVPKEIKNNENRVAMTPAGVVNLVNFGHEVFIETGAGIGSSFTDEDYKAAGALIVGSAEEAWAQDMVMKVKEPLAEEYGYFREGLILFTYLHLAPEPELTKALIENKVVGIAYETVQLANGSLPLLTPMSEVAGRMSTQIGAQFLEKVHGGKGILLGGVPGVQRGKVTIIGGGVAGTNAAKMAVGLGAQVTMIDLNPDRLRQLDDIFGSDITTLMSNPLNIAEAVKASDLVIGAVLIPGAKAPKLVTEEMIQSMNPGSVVVDIAIDQGGIFETTDRITTHDNPTYEKHGVVHYAVANMPGAVPRTSTIALTNVTVPYAVQIANKGYKQACLDNEALLKGINTLNGYVTYQAVAEAHNLVYSETKTLLEQI; encoded by the coding sequence ATGCGTATCGGTGTACCTAAAGAGATAAAAAACAATGAAAATCGTGTGGCTATGACGCCTGCAGGTGTAGTTAACCTTGTAAATTTCGGGCACGAAGTTTTTATTGAGACTGGAGCTGGAATTGGCTCAAGTTTTACAGACGAGGACTACAAAGCTGCTGGTGCTCTAATCGTTGGAAGTGCTGAAGAAGCATGGGCACAGGATATGGTCATGAAGGTAAAAGAACCTCTTGCAGAAGAATACGGTTATTTCCGTGAAGGCTTGATTTTATTTACATATTTGCATCTTGCTCCAGAACCAGAACTGACTAAGGCTTTGATCGAGAACAAGGTTGTCGGCATTGCTTATGAAACGGTACAGCTGGCTAACGGTTCTCTTCCATTGCTTACACCTATGAGTGAGGTTGCAGGCCGCATGTCCACACAAATCGGTGCGCAGTTCCTTGAAAAAGTACACGGTGGAAAAGGAATCCTGCTTGGAGGCGTTCCAGGTGTACAAAGAGGAAAAGTGACAATCATCGGCGGCGGTGTAGCTGGCACAAACGCAGCGAAAATGGCTGTCGGCCTAGGCGCTCAGGTTACAATGATCGACTTGAACCCAGACCGTCTTCGTCAGCTTGATGATATCTTTGGCTCTGACATTACAACGCTAATGTCTAATCCTTTGAACATTGCTGAAGCAGTGAAAGCATCTGACCTTGTAATCGGTGCTGTATTGATTCCGGGTGCGAAGGCTCCTAAGCTTGTGACAGAAGAAATGATCCAGTCGATGAACCCAGGTTCAGTCGTTGTCGATATCGCTATCGACCAGGGTGGAATCTTCGAAACAACAGACAGAATCACGACACATGACAATCCTACTTATGAAAAGCATGGCGTTGTTCACTACGCAGTTGCCAATATGCCTGGTGCTGTTCCTAGAACATCAACAATCGCACTGACGAACGTGACAGTGCCTTACGCTGTCCAGATTGCGAACAAAGGCTACAAGCAGGCTTGCCTGGACAATGAAGCATTGCTGAAGGGAATCAACACACTCAACGGCTATGTGACTTATCAGGCAGTAGCAGAAGCGCATAACCTTGTATACTCTGAAACAAAAACGTTATTAGAGCAAATTTAA
- a CDS encoding universal stress protein: protein MALYYKNILVAVDGSKQAAWAFKKAIEIAKRNDASLVMTHIIDLRTFATVEAYDRTISERATQFATELMESYKQQAIEAGIKDVEYDIDYGSPKVKIAKDVAKKYNADLIICGATGMNAVERFFIGSVSEHITRYASCDVLVVRTDKEN from the coding sequence ATGGCACTTTACTATAAGAACATTTTAGTTGCCGTTGATGGTTCTAAACAAGCAGCATGGGCTTTTAAAAAAGCCATTGAGATCGCAAAAAGAAACGACGCGAGTCTGGTCATGACCCACATAATCGATTTACGCACCTTTGCTACTGTCGAGGCATATGACCGTACAATCTCAGAGCGTGCGACGCAGTTCGCTACAGAGTTGATGGAAAGCTACAAGCAGCAGGCAATTGAAGCCGGTATCAAAGACGTAGAGTATGACATCGATTATGGTTCACCAAAGGTCAAGATTGCTAAAGATGTTGCAAAAAAATACAACGCCGACCTTATTATTTGCGGAGCAACAGGAATGAACGCAGTGGAACGCTTCTTCATTGGAAGTGTCTCTGAGCATATCACCCGCTATGCATCCTGTGATGTCCTGGTTGTCCGGACTGACAAAGAGAACTAA
- the argH gene encoding argininosuccinate lyase, with translation MKKLWGGRFTGSAEDWVDEFGASIGFDQELAEQDIEGSIAHATMLAKCGVITQADAENIIQGLQKLKQQAANGELEYSAKLEDIHLNIEHHLTELIGPTGGKLHTARSRNDQVATDMHLYLKEQVSEIIELISEFQRTLVDQAGQNIETLMPGYTHLQRAQPISFAHHLMAYFWMLDRDKQRFMDSMKRINLSPLGAGALAGTTFPIDRHMTAEILGLEGIYENSLDAVSDRDFILEFLSDSSILMMHLSRLCEELILWSSQEFQFIELSDAFTTGSSIMPQKKNPDMAELIRGKTGRVYGSLMGLLTVLKGLPLAYNKDMQEDKEGMFDTVKTVKGSLKIFAGMVSEMKVKSEEMAQSVKKDFSNATELADYLAAKGVPFREAHEIVGKLVLECIQKGCYLADLPLEAYKSTNSLFEEDIFEALNPYNAVKRRNSAGGTGFSQVKLQIEKARTSL, from the coding sequence GTGAAGAAATTATGGGGAGGCAGATTCACCGGATCCGCTGAAGATTGGGTAGATGAATTCGGTGCATCTATTGGTTTTGACCAGGAGCTGGCTGAGCAGGATATTGAGGGAAGTATCGCCCATGCAACAATGCTGGCAAAGTGCGGAGTCATAACACAAGCTGACGCAGAAAACATCATTCAAGGATTACAAAAACTGAAACAGCAAGCAGCAAATGGCGAACTTGAATATTCAGCCAAACTTGAGGATATTCATCTGAATATCGAACATCACCTGACTGAATTGATTGGTCCAACTGGCGGCAAACTTCACACGGCAAGAAGCAGGAACGACCAGGTGGCGACTGATATGCATTTGTACCTGAAGGAGCAGGTATCGGAAATCATTGAGTTGATCTCTGAGTTCCAAAGAACCTTGGTAGATCAGGCAGGACAAAACATTGAGACACTGATGCCTGGATATACTCATTTGCAGAGGGCACAGCCGATTTCTTTTGCACATCATCTCATGGCGTACTTCTGGATGCTCGATCGGGATAAACAGCGTTTTATGGATAGTATGAAAAGAATCAATTTGTCACCGCTTGGTGCTGGGGCGCTTGCGGGAACTACTTTTCCGATTGACCGCCATATGACAGCAGAAATTCTCGGGTTAGAGGGGATCTATGAAAACAGCCTGGATGCTGTGAGTGATCGTGACTTCATTCTTGAGTTCCTTTCAGACAGTTCGATTTTAATGATGCATCTTTCACGATTATGCGAGGAACTTATCCTTTGGTCGAGCCAGGAATTCCAGTTCATCGAGCTTTCAGATGCTTTCACGACAGGCAGCAGCATCATGCCGCAGAAGAAGAATCCGGATATGGCTGAGTTGATCCGCGGTAAAACTGGCCGTGTCTATGGAAGCCTGATGGGCCTCTTGACGGTTTTGAAGGGATTGCCTCTGGCGTATAACAAGGATATGCAGGAAGATAAAGAAGGCATGTTTGATACTGTGAAAACAGTGAAGGGTTCCCTGAAAATTTTCGCTGGCATGGTCAGTGAGATGAAGGTGAAATCGGAGGAAATGGCCCAATCAGTCAAGAAGGATTTTTCTAATGCGACGGAGCTGGCTGATTATCTGGCAGCAAAAGGCGTACCTTTCCGTGAAGCACATGAAATCGTGGGCAAGCTTGTCCTAGAGTGTATCCAAAAAGGCTGCTATCTCGCAGACCTGCCACTAGAAGCTTACAAATCGACGAACTCATTGTTTGAGGAAGATATTTTCGAAGCATTGAATCCGTATAACGCTGTAAAAAGAAGAAACAGCGCTGGAGGCACCGGTTTTTCACAGGTGAAACTTCAGATCGAAAAAGCAAGAACATCATTATAA
- a CDS encoding argininosuccinate synthase, which translates to MAENKVVLAYSGGLDTSVAIKWLKDQGYAVIACCLDVGEGKDLEFIKQKALKVGAVQSYVLDVKEEFANDYALYALQAHALYEGKYPLVSALSRPLISKKLVEIAEMEGATAVAHGCTGKGNDQVRFEVSIKALNPDLKVIAPVREWKWSREEEIAYAANNGIPIPINLDSPFSIDQNLWGRSNECGILEDPWQAPPVEAYELTAELEDTPDTPDLIEIEFVEGVPTAINGKSYPLSELILELNTVAGKHGVGRIDHVENRLVGIKSREVYEAPAAMTLIKAHKELEDITLVKEVAHFKPVIEKKMTELIYEGLWFSPLKDALAAFLKSTQKHVTGTVRVKLFKGHAIIEGRKSPYSLYNEKLATYTADDEFDHNAAVGFINLWGLPTVVHSMVQGKKVTV; encoded by the coding sequence ATGGCTGAAAATAAAGTGGTGCTTGCCTATTCCGGCGGGCTTGATACATCTGTTGCAATTAAATGGCTGAAAGATCAGGGATACGCGGTAATTGCGTGCTGCCTTGATGTTGGTGAAGGAAAAGATCTTGAGTTCATAAAACAAAAAGCTTTGAAGGTTGGCGCGGTTCAATCATACGTATTGGATGTCAAAGAAGAGTTCGCCAATGATTATGCACTTTATGCCCTCCAGGCCCATGCACTTTACGAAGGAAAATATCCGCTCGTATCTGCGTTGTCGCGTCCATTGATTTCTAAGAAACTAGTAGAAATAGCAGAAATGGAGGGAGCAACAGCTGTTGCACATGGCTGCACAGGAAAAGGAAATGACCAGGTGAGGTTTGAGGTTTCCATCAAAGCATTGAATCCGGATCTTAAGGTCATTGCTCCTGTCCGTGAGTGGAAATGGTCACGTGAAGAAGAAATCGCTTATGCAGCCAACAATGGCATTCCGATTCCAATCAATCTCGACAGCCCGTTCTCCATCGACCAGAATCTTTGGGGAAGAAGCAATGAATGCGGAATATTAGAGGATCCATGGCAGGCGCCTCCAGTAGAGGCCTATGAACTGACAGCCGAGCTTGAAGACACGCCGGATACACCGGACCTCATCGAGATTGAATTTGTTGAAGGTGTTCCTACCGCGATTAATGGTAAATCATATCCTTTATCAGAATTGATCCTGGAGCTTAACACTGTTGCAGGCAAGCATGGCGTGGGAAGGATTGACCATGTGGAAAACCGTCTTGTCGGCATCAAGTCACGTGAAGTATATGAAGCTCCTGCCGCAATGACATTGATCAAGGCGCATAAGGAACTGGAGGATATTACGCTCGTAAAAGAGGTAGCCCATTTTAAGCCGGTAATTGAGAAAAAGATGACCGAATTGATATACGAAGGGCTATGGTTCTCTCCGCTGAAAGATGCTCTGGCAGCGTTCCTGAAATCAACACAGAAGCATGTAACAGGCACAGTTCGAGTCAAGCTTTTTAAAGGGCATGCGATCATTGAAGGCAGAAAATCTCCGTACTCTTTATACAATGAAAAACTGGCCACTTACACTGCTGACGATGAGTTCGACCATAATGCTGCTGTTGGATTCATCAATCTGTGGGGACTGCCAACAGTTGTCCACAGCATGGTCCAGGGCAAGAAGGTGACAGTGTGA
- a CDS encoding GNAT family N-acetyltransferase, translating to MFEYREINKDEELLNHVTDLYQQVWEQEDSSIRDRVMRHAGYDGYKGFVAISEQGEVAGYAYGYFSQPGQYYHGLLSKAFNPEEYQNWLADCFEFVELGVHPAFRNQGLAKQLVTVLVDGVEQQTAVLTTQRNNAPARSLYENLGWTVLNDTFYPNGDEEPYVIMGKKLQKEYT from the coding sequence ATGTTCGAGTATAGAGAAATTAATAAAGACGAAGAGTTATTGAACCACGTAACGGACTTATACCAACAAGTATGGGAACAAGAAGATAGTTCCATTAGAGATCGAGTGATGAGGCATGCAGGATATGACGGCTATAAAGGTTTTGTGGCTATTTCTGAGCAGGGGGAAGTGGCTGGTTATGCTTATGGTTACTTTTCACAACCGGGTCAATATTATCACGGGTTGCTGTCGAAAGCGTTCAACCCAGAAGAGTATCAAAACTGGTTAGCGGATTGTTTTGAGTTCGTTGAATTGGGGGTGCATCCAGCATTTAGGAATCAAGGATTGGCAAAACAATTGGTAACTGTGCTGGTAGATGGTGTGGAACAGCAGACAGCGGTTTTAACCACTCAACGCAATAATGCTCCTGCCCGCAGTCTATATGAAAATCTGGGTTGGACCGTTTTGAATGATACCTTTTATCCAAATGGTGATGAAGAGCCTTATGTCATTATGGGGAAAAAACTTCAAAAGGAATATACATGA
- a CDS encoding molybdenum cofactor biosynthesis protein B, protein MSTQEHKQAAPSQVRCKVITVSDTRTPETDKSGKLMMEMLEAAGHKIVDYVIVKDEADPIKSEVLKGCSNPEVDVVLTNGGTGIAKRDVTIETVQSIFEKEIPGFGEIFRMLSYTEDIGSATLLSRAAAGVVNDRAVFSTPGSTGAVRLAMEKLIIPEIGHVVRELTKDL, encoded by the coding sequence ATGAGTACACAGGAACACAAGCAGGCTGCACCGAGCCAGGTGCGCTGTAAAGTCATAACAGTAAGCGACACAAGAACCCCCGAAACAGATAAAAGCGGCAAGTTAATGATGGAAATGCTTGAGGCTGCAGGGCATAAAATCGTCGATTACGTCATTGTCAAAGATGAGGCAGATCCGATTAAATCTGAAGTCTTGAAGGGCTGCAGCAATCCAGAAGTTGATGTTGTGCTGACAAACGGCGGCACAGGGATTGCCAAACGCGACGTAACAATCGAAACAGTCCAGAGTATTTTCGAAAAAGAAATACCAGGATTCGGTGAGATATTCCGCATGCTCAGCTATACAGAGGATATCGGTTCGGCTACGTTGCTATCGCGTGCCGCAGCCGGAGTCGTGAATGACCGGGCTGTGTTCTCGACACCAGGATCAACAGGTGCCGTTCGCCTGGCAATGGAAAAACTGATCATCCCAGAGATAGGACATGTGGTAAGGGAACTGACAAAGGATTTATAA
- a CDS encoding EcsC family protein, producing MPLTQREQKVLDELSAWENNLYDYEPNDFELAYDRYLERSFSLLPEEVQDRFFTLFDSWLFHLHSLIQGSQLQMDAKERILSAGRVFQPELETIEDLRELPIEQLEFIAKQQIARHRLYSFVQGGMSGSGGNLVLGADMPAIAVINLRIVQLVAMTYGFEVNTPFEMMVALKVFHTATMPSRMQSAGWEELKNDIEQAEDFYFYEGNDDLTDVTWLEQPIKQIFKGMAILMFRKKHVQGMPLISMGIGAGANYQLTRRVTDFAHKFYQMRYFKEKGAL from the coding sequence ATGCCTTTGACTCAACGGGAACAAAAGGTGCTGGATGAATTAAGTGCTTGGGAAAACAATCTTTATGACTATGAACCGAACGACTTTGAGTTGGCGTATGACAGATATCTTGAACGGTCTTTTTCACTTTTGCCAGAAGAAGTGCAGGACCGCTTTTTCACCTTGTTCGACAGCTGGCTTTTCCATCTTCACTCCTTAATCCAGGGATCACAGCTGCAGATGGATGCCAAAGAACGGATTTTATCTGCCGGGCGCGTTTTCCAGCCGGAACTTGAAACAATTGAGGATTTGAGGGAGCTGCCGATTGAACAGCTTGAGTTCATTGCCAAGCAACAAATCGCCCGACACAGGCTCTATTCCTTTGTCCAGGGCGGCATGTCGGGAAGCGGTGGAAATCTTGTGCTCGGAGCTGATATGCCCGCGATAGCCGTCATAAATTTGCGGATTGTCCAGCTGGTTGCAATGACGTATGGATTCGAAGTGAATACACCATTTGAGATGATGGTCGCTTTGAAGGTTTTCCATACGGCGACAATGCCCTCAAGGATGCAGAGTGCGGGCTGGGAAGAGCTGAAGAATGACATCGAACAAGCAGAGGACTTTTATTTCTACGAAGGCAATGATGACCTGACAGACGTGACATGGCTTGAACAGCCAATCAAACAGATTTTCAAAGGAATGGCAATCCTGATGTTCCGCAAAAAGCATGTCCAGGGCATGCCGTTGATTAGCATGGGGATTGGCGCGGGAGCGAATTATCAATTGACGAGAAGAGTTACGGATTTCGCCCATAAATTTTACCAGATGAGATATTTCAAAGAAAAAGGAGCTCTATAG
- a CDS encoding acetate kinase — MSKIIAINAGSSSLKFQLFEMPSEEVITKGIVERIGLKDSIFTISVNGEKNKEVTDIPNHEVAVKILLDKLTTLGIIQSLDEIEGIGHRVVHGGEEFSDSVLITEEVLQKIEELSELAPLHNPANLTGIRAFQQVLPNVPAVAVFDTAFHQTMPENSFLYSLPYNYYKEYGIRKYGFHGTSHKYVSQRAAEMLGRPVEHLRLISCHLGNGASIAAIEGGKSIDTSMGFTPLAGVTMGTRSGNIDPALIPYIMEKTDKSADEVLDVLNKESGMLGVSGFSSDLRDIEDEAEKGNERAELALKVFADRIHKYIGSYAARMCGVDAIIFTAGIGENSSAIRARVLQGLEFMGIYWDPALNKVRGEEAFISYPHSPVKVMVIPTDEEVMIARDVVRLSK; from the coding sequence ATGTCTAAAATCATTGCAATCAATGCCGGCAGTTCGTCACTTAAGTTTCAACTGTTCGAAATGCCTAGCGAAGAAGTCATCACTAAAGGTATCGTTGAGAGAATCGGTCTAAAAGATTCCATCTTCACTATTTCTGTTAATGGTGAGAAGAACAAGGAAGTTACTGATATCCCGAATCATGAGGTTGCGGTAAAAATCCTTCTTGATAAACTGACAACTTTGGGAATCATTCAGTCTCTTGATGAAATCGAAGGAATCGGGCACCGTGTTGTTCACGGCGGAGAGGAATTCAGTGATTCTGTATTGATCACAGAAGAGGTTTTACAAAAAATCGAAGAACTTTCAGAGCTTGCACCACTGCATAATCCAGCTAACTTGACTGGTATCCGTGCATTCCAGCAAGTACTGCCGAATGTCCCTGCTGTTGCTGTTTTCGATACAGCTTTCCACCAGACAATGCCTGAAAACTCTTTCTTGTACAGCCTTCCATACAATTATTATAAAGAGTACGGAATCCGTAAGTACGGTTTCCATGGAACTTCACACAAGTATGTTTCCCAACGTGCAGCGGAAATGCTAGGACGTCCGGTTGAGCACCTGCGCCTGATTTCCTGCCACCTTGGAAACGGTGCAAGTATCGCTGCAATTGAAGGCGGTAAGTCAATCGATACATCGATGGGCTTCACTCCGCTTGCAGGCGTGACGATGGGGACTCGTTCAGGTAACATCGATCCGGCCTTGATTCCATACATCATGGAAAAGACCGATAAATCTGCCGATGAAGTATTGGATGTCCTTAATAAAGAAAGCGGTATGCTTGGTGTATCCGGATTCTCAAGTGACCTTCGTGACATCGAAGACGAAGCAGAAAAAGGAAATGAACGTGCTGAGCTTGCATTGAAAGTTTTCGCAGACAGAATCCATAAATACATTGGTTCATATGCAGCACGCATGTGCGGTGTTGACGCGATCATCTTTACGGCAGGTATTGGTGAAAACAGTTCGGCAATCCGTGCCCGTGTCCTGCAGGGCCTAGAGTTCATGGGAATCTACTGGGATCCAGCATTGAACAAAGTGCGTGGTGAAGAAGCATTCATCAGCTACCCGCACTCTCCGGTAAAAGTAATGGTTATCCCGACAGATGAGGAAGTCATGATCGCCCGTGACGTTGTGCGTTTGTCAAAATAA